The DNA window CAAAGAGGAGGTAGTCTAGGACACCAGCTCTTGGCTAAGCTGCCTGGTCTCATGCTCCACTTCATCAGATATGCAGGCAAGTTTCTTCTGTGCCGTAtccttctcatctgtaaaatgttCTGAGTCATGGTATCTTCTTTCCTGGTATATAAAGACTCAATGtggaaacaaaaatattaataaaatgggTCAGCAAAATGGCTGAGTGGGTAAAGCAAGCCTAATGatctgagcttgatccccagaaccacGCTGTGGTACGGAGGGAAGGGAGAACCAACtccaagttgtctcctgtaactttctgtgcacatgtgttaCTGGAGCTACTGATGATTGTGAGCCTCCTTGGTGCCGGGGATATATACATACAGATGTATATATTAAGAGTGAAAAACAGTGCTTGGCATAggagttctgatgccctcttctggaccccATGAGCACTGCATGCACTGGTGCCTGCACACAGTAGCTGCGCAGTAAATGTGAGAGGCCTGGCTACTCCTCAGCACAGTCTCGGGCTGGTCATTCTGCCATTGTGCGCTGAGGACACATGGTGAACACGGTGCTCTAGGCTCCTGTGCTGGGAGTCTGGAGTCTCAGCACATCTAAGACCTCCGGGACAGAGCTGCCAGCTGTGGCTGGCCAGGATGCTGCATAAAGGCTCCTGGACAGCAGATTCAAGGGGGCTGCCCACTAGTGGGGCCTGGAATGGAACTGCATCCATTTGGTAATTAGCATGGTGCCATCTCATGAGGTGGGGGAGTTGTGGGTCCCACCTTAGAAACGCGGCATTTACAGGGAAGGAGTCCACAAATCACTTGGCCTGTGACTCCTGTGAAGGATCCCTATGGTATGGGGACAACATGCTAGAGTAGGTTGCCAGGTCCCATCTGTGAGAAGCAGTTTTCGGGGATTAGTGGGCTGCTCATGCATTACACTTTCAATCCAAGCCCCTCCTCAGCCTTCAGCTTCACTCCAGGCCTCTCTCCCATGGAGGATGTCTCTCTTCCTGTTGTACATGACTGTCCTGAGAGCCTTGGGGAATTCAGCTGCACCCTATTGCCTAAGGAGTATCCATTATGGAGAGGTGGGGAGGGCCACAGGGTCACTCCCATCTGTACGCAATGCTGCCTTAGTTAGGGCACATGCTCCCACGTGGCTTTGGGGCAGGGCCACAGCTATACTCTAGATTAGACTAGGGAAAAGAACTCCATTTCTTGTGGGTTTTGGAGGCAGGGTCcaatgtagcccagcctggccccaGCTGGACATGTAgatgaggatgaccctgaacttcagATCCTCTTGCTTTCACCTTTGAACTTCGGAttcttttgtctctgcctccagaaggCTGAGATTATGGACACATCCCACTATGCTCATTTTTCAGGGTGCCAGAGCTCAGTGCAGGCCAGGTAAACATTCTATCAAATGCATTACACCCCCAGCCTCTTCCATTTGTATCTTTTTAAAGGTAAGgtctatgtagccctgcctggcttGGAATCCACTTTTTTAGACCTGGTTAGACTTGaagtcacaaagatctgcctgcctctgctttctgagagctgggattaaaggctcagTCCCCCACCTCATTCTTCATCAGATGCTCTGTGTGGGGAACACTGCACAGCCACCTCTGTGGGACTCAGGCCCAAGCTCCCCAGGGTTCCCTAGCTCTTCCCACCATAACTTGGGCTTTCAGAAGGTGGGAGGAAGCAGCCTTTCCAGTGTGAGTTTCCTAGGCCCTGCTGTACCTCCAGACTGGGCCATCTGACTGATCTGCAAACTGTCAACCACGGTGCCCCTTCTCCCAAATTCAAAGCAGGCAAAATCCAGCAACCAGACAAGGACAAGAGGGATTGCAGttgcttacatttttttaatgaaataagtcAGCCTCTGAGTATTGCTTTTACAGGTTTATGGAAATCAAGTATCTACACCACTCACACTTTCCACACCACTCACACTTCCAAAAATAGATTTCTACCAGAGACAGCATGACCTTCCCCAGTGTGGCATCTCAGTTCTGTAAACCTGGAGAGGTTAAACCCTGCCCTGGGACTTGGTGCATCCCTTTTCAGAGTGACTCCCTGACGCTGTGATTAGCAGTCTTGGGTCTGAAGTCTCCCCAGGCCTAAGGCTCAACCGGCATCAAACCATGTTGGAGGGGCCAGCCTAAGTATGAGTCTACTTGCATCTTACTTCGGCTCTCCACGTCCTTTCCGGAGGTAAAGTGGGGGAGGCGGGTGCAGTTGTGGGTGAAGTGCAGAGAGGTAACCTCTGTAAACATCCATGGCAACGGTGGAGAGTCACGAGCCAGATGCAGGACAACTGAGGACTGGGTGGTGGGCGAGGTCTTTGGAGGCCTTCTCCTTCCTGTAGGTCCTGGCAACTGGCCCATCTTGGCACTGAGTCCCCACCTCTCCTGGCAGATTCCTGGGTTGGGGCAGGAACCCAGCTGTTGGCACAAGCAGGCCTATCAAGAAGACAAAGGACAGTCGTCAAAGGGCAGGGCCATGGCAGCATAGGCCTGGGGGTGCCTCCCTGTAGCTCAGGTGAGGCAAGGAAGCCTTGCTCCCATCCTTAATTCTCCAGAAGCCCCAAGCTCAGGCTAGAGATGTTTttgctcctctctttcttccgttctttaaaaaatattttttaattctttaacaaatttgtatgtgtatataatgtaCTAGGatatttttctcccttctctttcatctTCCGTCCTCCCTCTAGACTCTCTGTTCCTTTTGCCTCCTACTTTaatgtccttttttttaaaaaaaaaaaaaatttttaatttaattttttttatgaccCATCAAGTTTAACTGGGGTTGCCTGCATGAGCACAGTCGAGGAATTATTTACAGGAATATAGCAACTGATTAGCAGCTACTTAACATTGAGGAAGATGACCCCCTCTCCCAGCAGTCATTAACCTACTAAGCACCTCCTCTCCACCCAATCTCCTATCATTCCCActggcttttgttgttgaggcaggatctcttgtAGGTAGCCCAGGacagctttgaacttctgattcctctgccttcacctcccaagtgctggacctTAGgtggtcctggggatggaacctagGGTCTAGCTGAAAACATGCTGAGCAAGCATTCCACCAATGGATCTACACTCCTAGCTCCCTACCGCTTCTGTTCCAAGTTCTTATGAATGAACTTGCTTCACTTCTGAGAGTCTGAGGAACCATGGTAGTTTTCCATGGGAGAGTACGGCTGTCCACAGGTGATCAGGATGGGAAAGAGATGCTGGGGTTGGGAGAAGGCTCTCAGCCACAAGGGAGGTCAAGAGGGGGCAGCTGAGCAATCTCTAGGGAGTGGGCAGTGCCTTCCATCTCACCCATAAGGCACTGTGCTTACAGGAAGACTGCTAGTCAACTATGTCCCCACTTGTCTCCTCTTCCCATGACACAGCATCATTTGTAAGTCCTGGCCCTGTGGCCTGTTCTATCCTCCAGTTCCCTCAATCCCTTATTTATCTGTCACCAGCATCTCTGCAACAGTGAGGTGTCCAGGTCCCCTTCCTGTTAGTCCTTTCAGACTCTTTCCTCTACAAACACCACTGAGCATCAGATGCAATGAGCAGTGTATGTGAAACATGCAGTGTGTCCTGCTGAATAACATTCAGGGCTGTGTGGGCTATCACAGGCACCACATACTGAGCAGTAGCCCTAGCCCCTGGTAGCACCTCTAGCCACTAAGCAAAGGTAACCATTTCCACCAGAAACTGTGCCTCTCCCCATTTTATAGATTACAAAACAAAGGCTCAGAGTTGCTTACAGTTGCAAAAGCAGGACAGGCAGAGCTGGCACTGCACTGGTAACAAATGGGGACAATCATATCTGAgtggccaccacacccagtgttCCTGTTAGGTGACTTGTCCCTTCCTTCCACCTATCTTCCCCAGCCCTGGGTGCCCTCATCCTGAGATTTTCATCCTGTTTCCAGAGTCTGCTTTGCCCTCAGCAGCTGCAAGAACAGGAGCTCTAATGCCTTCAAGAGCAAGCTGCTTCCCACCAGGGACTGCCAGGAAGGTAGTGTCCCCATACCCTAGCCCCATCACCTATACCTAGGGTGACATTGAGGTATCTTCTACACCCACTCTGGCTCCCGAGGTTTCTGAATAGGACTGGGCCCCACACCACAGTGGTAGCCTGCTTAGTGCTCATGTGGTACACATTGCTGGCCTCACTTCCCACTCTCCACACGAAGTTCCTGAGCTCCCTTACCAAATAAGCATGTAGGCTCCTGGGTATCTCTACCCTCCTTACCAGCCCATAGCTGATGTTGTTATATCTATCAGACATCAAGGCCCAGAAAGCTCAAGAGACTCATTGAAAGATGCTCAGCTCAGTATTAAAATCTGCCCAGCTGTGGTGCCCTGgccctgtgattccagcactagAAAGCCCAGACCAGAGAATGGcaggttagaggccagcctggactacagagtaaggACACTGGGAGTTTGAGGGCAGGCTGGGCCATCTAGTATGAGCCTGTTTCCACAAACAAAACAGGTGCTTATACCACCAACTCCTGTTCAGATTTTGCACACCAGCATTTTATATGCTGGCCCCAAGGTAGAGGACAGGTGCCAGGCACTGTGCCAATGTGAGCAACTTTAGCTTTAGAGTAATCCTCCCAAAGATGGGGTGAGGCTGTGAGCATGGAGGTCCACATAGGGCTGTGCTGCACAGGAAGGTCACCCCTGGAGACTAGGCACAGCTGTTCACTGTAGTTctgaacgggggggggggggggggggcgagagAGAATACACTAAAGTTTCTCCCAACTTCAGTAGACTCATCTGCTAAAGGCCAGATGGGAACACATTCTACCATAGCTTCTGTGGTTCCTGCTGACCCCCATGGACAGGCCCCTCCACCCTTCTGCCCCCTCCCCACCTACCCACAGAATCTGTGGGAAGCAGGGGCTCTGGCTACACTGGGCCTTCCAGAAAGGCTTTCTGAGATTCCTGTCCCATCACACCAGAGCCCACTTGTGGCTGCTCTTCCTTCCAAGGAACCCTGGGGGAGACATGTAGTCTTGAAAGCCTTCACATTCAGCACATTCAGAGGCCTGCAACAGAATAATTTACCGAGATTCACTGGTGTCTACTGCAGGGCTGCCCCAGCTCAGGGCTTGGGCAGTAGGAACCACCAGGAAGCCTCACTTCCAGTCCTTGTGACTACACATAGTCCCAGCAGCTGCGGGTCTGACTGAGCCTGCTGTCCCAGTTCTGTCCCTGTGCCCACACCTTGCCCTAGGTTTCAGTGGGTGCCGCTGATCTCCAGGCCATTTGCTGAGGCTCTTAGTTGTAGCCAATGAGGTCAGGTGCCTGCCCACATCAGTTCCTCtcctttcaaaacattttttttttcttgtttactcTTAAAAATCAGTTTAGGagactgggtggtggtgatggtggtggtgcatgcctttaatcccagcactccagaggaagaagcaggtggatctctgtgagggtAGCCTgccctacatagtgagttccaggatagccagggctgttacacagagaaaccctgtctctaaatcaaacaaacaaatggccaATTTAAGGACTGgagagtggctcagtggttaagagcacttgctgctcttgcaggggacccaggttctgttcccagcacccacatggtggttcagaaTTACCTATGACTCCAGTTCTAGACaatccaatgtcttcttctgacttctgtggtctCCTACATGCACATGGACTCACACAGGAACATTCACATAACAAAAATGAATCTTTTAGAAAGTCGACTTAAAGAAAACAACTATATAAGAAATAATTCAGGGGCCAGCAATATGGCTTAGctgataaaggtgcttgctgccaagcctgacttcctgagtttgatcccaggactcacatggtggaaggaaaagacCAACTTGTACAAGTttttctctgacttccatgtgtgCACCATGGCCTGCACACACCCACCcctgcacacacaaaatataaaatctaagGGTTGAGGTGGTAGGCAGAAAGCAGTAAATGGTGTTTTTGGGGCAATGGACTTAGCACTTCTCTTACAGACAGCCTTCTAGAGATCTATAGCAAACCTCACTTTCTCCACATACCCAAAATGCATGGCTTGCCCAGCTCTGCAGACATTCGGCATCTCTGTGCTGGAGGCAGATTGCAGCAGGAGGCCACCTGGCTCATGGCCAAGGGTGTGGCAGCAATCTGGCCATCTCCCTGGCAGCTTCAAGGACAGAAGAGAAGCTTCCTGTCTCCACATGGGCCAGTCCCGGATGAGAGCCGGCTTCTAGGGCCTGGATTCTAACCCCAAATTGGCTATGAATGCCCATCACGATGGGCCATCTACAGTGTGTCTGCAGCTGTCCCTGACTCCTCTGCATTTGCCTGCCCAACAGCTCCCAAGGCTTGTTATATACCACCTAGACATTATTTATTTAGACAGGCTGAGAATTCCCTAGATAGAGTATTGTGCATCCTACAATATTCAAGTACAGTAATGAAATGCCCCGAGGAACTAATGGAGGTCCAAAATGGATTTTATCTACCTGCCGTGGCACAAAgtatggagggcagaggacaactttcatgagtctgttctctccttcttctgtgTATGAGCTGGGATTCTAATTCATGTCACTAGGTTTGgaagcaagtgtctttacctgctgagccatctcacaaacCCTAACaatgtaggtttttttttgtttttgtttttgttttttctctctgatACAATTTCAGTGtgtagcctggactacacaggcTGGACTAGAACTCTGATGCCTCAGCCTCCATGGTGCTGAAATTAGAGGTGTTACGCACTTGATCTGGCCCAAGCCAagagtatttttattattgttttgaggtagggtcttacTATAACTATAGgcaggcctcaaattcatgatcttgCCTCGGATTCCTGTGTGCTGGGTTTATTAGCATGTGCCACCATTAACTAGAAGTCTCAAAGGAAATGTCataactatgaaaaaaaaaaagaaaagcacttgtCCTAAAAAAGGTCACGGGATAATGCTAAAGAGACAGTGAAGAGGAATCCACTCATCTGCCTTCATGCCTGGAGcctgagaaagaaaagagcaggaaGGTCAGGGCACCATGAACCTGACTCCTCTGGTACCTGCCAGGGATTCCTCCAGCCCAGCACTGCACTTCAGAAACTCTGGGCAATTGAGAATGGCTTGAGGGCCAATGCTGTTATGCTATCTCATTGCTGGGCATCTAAAGTGAGTCACCGAACTGCCCAAACCTCAGTTTCCCTCACTCTCTAATGAGCCCTTCCCAGTCAACATCACAAGGTGACGCTCAGGGGAAGCTATGTGGGAGAGGCACCTAGTTTTAAGCTTCTAGCCAGGCTCCTGCTGGGCAGGAAGCTGGGAAGAAGGCCTTCTTTTTGGCACCTGGGATGACAGCTGCAAGGTTATCAGCCTCGGCTGACACTCACTGGGTACCAAGCATCACCACCCCAGGCTGTTCCCCGGGCAGTCCACAATGATGCTCTCTACTGGTTACTACCCCCAGAAGAGCAAGGAATCCCAGTAAGGGGAAGGTGCCTGCGGCTAGGGGTCCCCTTGGTCTAATATATCATGTGGTGCTGCACACATCAATTATACATCAGTCACCAACCCACTACATCACTGCAAGCCCCTAGACAGGTGCCATTATTCCCATCTtagagaggaggaaactgaggcatgggaGAGGTTATGTCACTTATCTAAGACTTTGATAGAATGGGGGCTTAAACCTCAAATGTGTGTGACTGCAAAAATTCTAGGAAACAATTTTTAAGGGTCGTGTGAGCTGGCTGGAACCATCACACCTCCATAGCAAACATACAGCTTGTTCTGCAGCTCTCGGTCAAGCCTTACTCCTTCTCAGAGAATGTTCCAGTTTGGTGCCAGGAACCTTTATCTAGCAGTACCAGTTCAACACATAAAGCAGGTCCTGGCCTTAACCATTAGCTGGCTTTCCTACTTGGCACTCACTTTCAACTATGCCAGGAAAGGCTGGTTTCCTTCTCATGGTGATAtagcattcatttaaaaatagatcCAGGCAGTTTGGGGGTGCACCTCAGTAGTAGGGTGTGTGTTTAGGATGTGTGAGGCTGGATCCTTAGAAACacctaaaaaaagtaaaataaggtGGGCCTGGGGCTGTATTTCAGGTGGCAGAGTGTGTTTCTAGTATCCATGAAACCCCATGTCATCCCCACCCCTGCTTCCCCTAATTTGGGAATTGTGGTACACATCTATAAGAATAAAGCAGGTGTAGTGACCATGACTATagccccagcatttgggaagcggAAGCAGCAAGAAGTCTAAATAGTGAGTACAAGCTAAATAGTGAGTACAAGGCCATCCTGAATtacctgcctcaaaaacaaacaagcccacATAAAAAAGTagacttttttgttgctgttgttgttgttttagttagttagtttctgtttctgttactgttttgtttgtttgttttttgagacagtcttggtttacctggaactcactctatagaccaggctggccttgagccagggatctacctgcctctgcctcctaagtactggaattaaaggtgtgcctatctttttactttttatttttacaaatgaaGCATTAAAACTGGTATCATTCATCttaattataaaaggaaaaagtagTAACTCAACAGTGGAGAGACCTAGCTCATATCACTGAAGTTAACAGGACCCAGCAATGGTATGTGATGTGTGGCTCTCAAAACGCTGTACTGAGGACACTCTTTTCTTCAGTCTTCCTGCCAAGGTTACATCACCTGAATGGAATCCTGAACCCAGACAGACACCTGACAACCCCAGGCGGAGACAGTCCACAAGTGGCGGACTAGCCTCTTGCAAATTGCCAGCATCATACCAAGACATATATACTCAGCAGTCAATCCAGGATAAAGAAAGCAGCAACCCCAAAACTTGCATTTTTATCATTAAATAATATTCGTGGGGCATATAATGTGATGCGAATAAAGCTGGAGATCAGAGTACTCACAAGGTCATTTCTCTGCCCCAGCTGCTGATTTCGGCCAGGTGCGGTGGTACccaactgtaattccaattcGTGGGAggtaaagcaggaggatcaggagttctaaGCCAGTCTTGGTTACAGAAGAACCCATCTCCAAACCAGTATTTTTTTGGCTTTGACAAGGGCACTACAGATACCAAGTATATCTTTGTTTTAGGAAAATATAAACCAAAatattcaggaacaaaaagaACATCATTTCTGCAATGCACTCTCAGAACATGGtttcagaacatggctgtccaacatgcatgtgtgttcatataCATGCAAATCTATGCACAGAGAAGAATGTGGGCTCCACTGAGCACATGAACAGAATGCTGGTGAAAGGAGCTCAGGAGTTGGTGCTTTTCCTGCAACTTTGCTGACAGTGTGGAATTCTAAAATttttctaaaagttttttttttttttttagaaattcagGATAAGAGAAGAAAGCATGCAGATGAGACAGACTGGGGAAGCCATGAGTTAGTGCTAGAGGCGGGGCTCAGGAGACAGACCCTCATGAAAGGTTCTTCTGCATCCTGGTGGCTACTGTGCTGTGCAGAAGACATTTAGCCTTGTTCTCTGGGCCCCTCACTTTCTGGTCTTCAGTTTCTTTACTTGCAAGGCTAGGTTATTCCAGTAGTCAGGAGGCAAGAGCAAGAAGTTTAAGGCTAGttggagctacatagtgagaccttgtctcaaaaaaaaaaaaaagaaaagaaaagaaaaagcccatCTGTGTCTCTTTCAATGTGATCTTCATTTCCTAAATGCAGCTGGTACTTTCAAAAGTTCCAGGATGGAGGCAGCAGGTACTAAGATCTGACAGAAGCCTTCCCATTCTTCGTTTAGGGCTGGGAGAAAAATGTGATACGTAGGCCCTGCTTTTCTGGCTGGAATGTCCAGTCTGTGTTAACTCAGAGCCAAGGGCATGAAGCCACTGGCATCTCAGCTGGCCTGGAGACCTTTCCTCCCAAAGGGATGGCCAGGACTGCTGAAGCCCTGTGACCTTCTGAGCATCTCATGTCAGACAAGGGCACACACCTGCCTGCCCACAGCTCTCGTGCCTCTTGCCTAGATCCACACCTCTAGATCCAACAGCCTTAGCCTCCTTCCTGTTGTTCTGCATCTTCCCTTGCCCTGACAGAGCTACATAGGCTACCTGTGGGTCTCCCACAGCTGGCATCTGAGTGTATGGGTACCCCATTGAAGAAGTGTCCTGGTGGGCATCCCAGTTGGGCACTGGCATGTGCAGCTGAATATTCTGTTGATAGTACAGGGTACAGCTAGGCAAGGAAGGCTGAGAAAGCAGTTGCAGTCCCCAGATAAGCCACCTGAGGCTGATAGTAAGCCAGATCAAGGAATTGATCACCCTTATTCTACAGCCCCACTGTTCCAGGCTACACAGACTCTGGTGGCATCACTATTATTCCCAGGCCAGAGACAGTGCCTCTTCCATAGCACCTCGTGTGCCAAGGGAAGTCCAGTAGGCACCTGCCACCTGTGAGGACTCTGAAGTAATCAACCAGGCTAGAGTGCCTCTAACCTAACAGATTAGCTGTCAGCAATTCCCATCCCACCCCTAAGGCACACCTCAGGCTCCCAGGCCATGCACCCAGTCCTCTTTCCCAGCAAGCAAGTAGCTCCAACCTCCTACTCCACTGGGCCACACTGAACGCTTTAGAAATTGCAGTGTCCACTCTTCAGAGCTCTAGAACCAGTGCCCTGGGGACTATGTGCAtgaggaaatgtgtgtgtgtatgtgtgtgccaatGGGCATGTTCCCTGAGCTCATGGACCTGATCCTTTTGTTAGTCATGAGCCATGAATATCATACACAAGCCAGGTGAGGGCAGTTGTTTCCAGATTGCACCTACCTGTTTATAGCAGTGGCTGATGTACATGAGCCAGTTACTATGCAGGGAGGTCCAATTCTTTGTCCTCTCAACATGGTAGGTTTTCATTACCCCTGTTTTATAAAAGAGGCCAATAATGGGTGGAGTGAAACAGCAATCCGCAAACTGTAGCTAGGCCTGCCATCTGAATTTAGAGTCAACCTTGGCTCTACATCAACTCTTCAAATAGATTCAGTAAACCTGTAAGAAGCTGAATTATGTGGGTAGACACCAGAGGTGAGGGACTCATGGAACAACAGTGGACATCCTTTTTCTTGCTGAGATTCACCCTAGCCCCCACTGCCTAGTACGTCCTGTGTGAGTGCCCTTTGCTAGTGCTTTTTAGTCCAGCTTTTTAGAACACAGGTGTATGTGAGCATGAGTGGGAACAAGCATGCCTGGCCCGGGACTCTTCTGTGT is part of the Meriones unguiculatus strain TT.TT164.6M chromosome 11, Bangor_MerUng_6.1, whole genome shotgun sequence genome and encodes:
- the Dexi gene encoding dexamethasone-induced protein isoform X2, which produces MPLPLVGGTIWTEMGPQEEARVMKTYHVERTKNWTSLHSNWLMYISHCYKQACLCQQLGSCPNPGICQERWGLSAKMGQLPGPTGRRRPPKTSPTTQSSVVLHLARDSPPLPWMFTEVTSLHFTHNCTRLPHFTSGKDVESRSKMQVDSYLGWPLQHGLMPVEP
- the Dexi gene encoding dexamethasone-induced protein isoform X4 encodes the protein MPLPLVGGTIWTEMGPQEEARVMKTYHVERTKNWTSLHSNWLMYISHCYKQLGTTAPGRNQQLGQRNDLASECAECEGFQDYMSPPGFLGRKSSHKWALV
- the Dexi gene encoding dexamethasone-induced protein isoform X3, which gives rise to MLRGQRIGPPCIVTGSCTSATAINSWVPPHLAEISSWGREMTLRPQKSEEDIGLSRTGVIGLLVPTAGFLPQPRNLPGEVGTQCQDGPVARTYRKEKASKDLAHHPVLSCPASGS
- the Dexi gene encoding dexamethasone-induced protein isoform X1, translated to MPLPLVGGTIWTEMGPQEEARVMKTYHVERTKNWTSLHSNWLMYISHCYKQLGTTAPGRNQQLGQRNDLACLCQQLGSCPNPGICQERWGLSAKMGQLPGPTGRRRPPKTSPTTQSSVVLHLARDSPPLPWMFTEVTSLHFTHNCTRLPHFTSGKDVESRSKMQVDSYLGWPLQHGLMPVEP